From Natronincola ferrireducens, the proteins below share one genomic window:
- the grdH gene encoding betaine reductase selenoprotein B: MKKKAILYLNQFFGQIGGEELADHAPEIREGLVGPAMELNKQLGDVAEVTHTIICGDNFMGSRQEEAVETILGFLEGKEFDIFFAGPAFRAGRYGSACGHISKAVKEKFGVPVISSMNDENPGVEMFKKEMYIFKGGASAAAMRKDVKKMADFGKKIITGEELLSAVEEGYYDRGNRHQKWLNPPVPATDRVIDMLLKKIRGEAFQTELPIPPSDLVPIAPAIKDLSKAKIAIATTGGIVPVDNPDRIQSASATRWGKYHMIGMDTLESGVFKTIHAGFDPAAADADPNVIVPLDVLRVYEKEGRIGSIHNYFYTTVGTGTTQAEAARMGREIAEDLRLAGVDAVILTSTUGTCTRCGATIVKEIEKAGFTIVQMANLIPVAKTVGSNRMVPTISIPYPLGDPETPKEQQWKLRHHRVGIALEALETDIQEQTVFKVKI, encoded by the coding sequence ATGAAAAAGAAAGCCATATTATATTTAAACCAGTTTTTTGGACAAATAGGTGGAGAAGAACTAGCTGATCATGCCCCTGAGATAAGAGAAGGTTTAGTAGGACCAGCAATGGAACTAAACAAACAACTAGGAGATGTGGCAGAAGTAACCCATACCATTATTTGTGGTGACAACTTTATGGGTTCAAGACAAGAAGAAGCAGTTGAAACAATACTAGGCTTCCTAGAAGGTAAAGAATTTGATATCTTCTTTGCAGGGCCAGCCTTTAGAGCAGGAAGATACGGAAGTGCCTGTGGACATATCAGCAAAGCAGTAAAAGAAAAATTTGGTGTTCCAGTAATCAGTTCCATGAACGATGAAAATCCTGGAGTAGAAATGTTCAAAAAAGAAATGTACATCTTCAAGGGTGGGGCCAGTGCAGCAGCTATGAGAAAAGATGTTAAAAAAATGGCTGATTTTGGTAAAAAAATCATCACAGGAGAAGAACTACTATCGGCAGTAGAAGAAGGATACTATGATAGAGGAAATAGACATCAAAAGTGGCTTAATCCTCCAGTACCAGCTACTGACAGAGTTATTGATATGCTATTGAAAAAAATTAGAGGAGAAGCCTTTCAAACAGAACTACCCATACCTCCATCTGATTTAGTACCGATAGCACCAGCAATAAAGGACTTAAGCAAGGCAAAGATCGCCATTGCAACTACTGGAGGAATTGTACCAGTAGATAACCCTGACAGAATCCAATCAGCATCAGCGACAAGATGGGGTAAATACCATATGATAGGAATGGATACACTTGAATCAGGTGTATTTAAAACCATACATGCAGGATTTGACCCAGCAGCAGCCGATGCAGATCCAAACGTCATCGTCCCTCTAGATGTATTAAGAGTCTATGAAAAAGAAGGAAGAATTGGCTCAATTCACAACTACTTCTACACAACAGTAGGAACAGGAACAACCCAAGCAGAGGCAGCAAGAATGGGAAGAGAAATTGCAGAGGATTTAAGATTAGCCGGTGTAGATGCGGTTATCCTAACCTCCACATGAGGCACCTGTACACGTTGCGGTGCAACGATAGTAAAAGAAATTGAGAAAGCAGGCTTTACAATTGTACAGATGGCCAACTTAATCCCAGTTGCAAAGACTGTTGGTTCCAACAGAATGGTACCAACCATTTCTATCCCATATCCATTAGGAGATCCAGAAACCCCAAAAGAACAACAATGGAAGCTACGTCACCATAGAGTAGGGATTGCTTTAGAGGCATTAGAAACCGACATTCAGGAACAGACGGTTTTTAAGGTAAAAATCTAA
- the arsB gene encoding ACR3 family arsenite efflux transporter, with amino-acid sequence MSNENSKKQGQGLGFFETYLTVWVTACIVIGVAIGQFLPGVPETLSQFTYYEISIPVAILIWLMIYPMMLKIDFTSIVEATKKPKGLVVTCVSNWLIKPFTMYLIAAFFLKIVFSGLIPEALANEYLAGAVILGAAPCTAMVFVWSHLTKGDPAYTLIQVAVNDIILLFAFTPIVAILLGITDVFVPYGTLILSVILFIVIPFVGGYFSRTYIVKNKGIEYFENVFLKKFDNVTIVGLLLTLIIIFTFQGDVIIGNPLHIALIAIPLTIQTFFIFAIAYGWAKAWRLPHSVAAPAGMIGASNFFELAVAVAISLFGLESGATLATVVGVLVEVPVMLALVRIANKTRHWFPQELGEN; translated from the coding sequence ATGAGCAATGAAAATTCAAAAAAGCAAGGACAAGGATTAGGTTTTTTTGAAACCTATCTAACGGTATGGGTGACAGCTTGTATTGTAATTGGTGTGGCAATAGGTCAATTTTTACCAGGAGTTCCTGAAACCTTAAGTCAATTTACCTATTATGAAATCTCTATTCCAGTAGCTATTTTAATTTGGCTAATGATCTATCCTATGATGCTAAAAATTGACTTTACCAGTATTGTAGAAGCCACTAAGAAACCAAAGGGGCTGGTTGTTACTTGTGTTAGTAACTGGTTAATTAAGCCCTTTACTATGTATTTAATCGCAGCATTCTTCCTAAAGATAGTATTTAGCGGCCTCATTCCTGAAGCTTTGGCAAATGAATATTTAGCTGGAGCAGTAATTTTAGGAGCGGCTCCTTGTACAGCTATGGTATTTGTATGGAGTCATTTAACTAAGGGGGACCCTGCCTATACTTTAATACAAGTAGCAGTAAATGATATCATTCTTCTATTTGCCTTTACCCCCATCGTTGCTATTTTGTTAGGGATAACCGACGTATTCGTTCCCTACGGAACCTTAATTTTATCTGTAATTCTTTTTATTGTTATTCCTTTTGTTGGTGGATACTTCTCTAGAACCTATATTGTGAAGAATAAAGGGATAGAATACTTTGAAAATGTATTTTTAAAGAAATTTGATAATGTAACGATTGTAGGACTATTACTGACATTAATTATTATCTTCACCTTCCAAGGGGACGTTATTATTGGGAATCCATTACACATTGCATTGATTGCTATACCATTGACCATACAAACCTTTTTTATTTTTGCCATTGCCTATGGATGGGCAAAGGCCTGGAGACTACCCCATAGTGTAGCAGCACCTGCTGGTATGATTGGTGCAAGTAACTTTTTCGAGTTGGCGGTAGCTGTAGCCATATCTCTATTTGGTTTGGAGTCGGGAGCTACCTTGGCAACAGTAGTAGGTGTACTGGTGGAGGTACCAGTTATGCTTGCGTTAGTTAGAATCGCCAACAAAACAAGACATTGGTTTCCACAGGAGCTTGGAGAAAACTAA
- a CDS encoding TetR/AcrR family transcriptional regulator, which translates to MSKKEIQKRRMMSYFIEATNHIIEEEGLEAVTVRKVADIAGYNSATLYNYFENLDHLIFFASMKYVKEYSEALPCYLKGVETAFDKYVAIWRCFCYYSFSKPKIYHAIFFDAYSDYIRDSVKEYYEIFPEDLVAESEELLSMFLEKNIYERNISILKSCVKEGFIEEKDLYDINKMTYLIYYGMLCKILNNKDLYTVDEAVEMTLKYIKKTIQCYSTCL; encoded by the coding sequence ATGAGTAAAAAAGAAATTCAAAAAAGAAGAATGATGAGCTACTTCATCGAAGCTACTAATCACATTATCGAAGAGGAGGGTTTGGAAGCTGTCACTGTTAGAAAGGTTGCTGATATTGCTGGTTATAATAGTGCTACCCTATATAACTATTTTGAGAACCTAGATCACTTGATATTTTTTGCTTCCATGAAGTATGTCAAAGAATATTCCGAGGCTCTGCCATGTTATTTAAAGGGAGTTGAAACTGCCTTTGATAAGTATGTTGCTATTTGGCGATGCTTTTGTTACTATTCCTTTAGTAAGCCTAAAATTTATCATGCTATTTTTTTTGATGCCTATAGTGATTATATAAGGGATTCTGTTAAAGAATATTATGAAATTTTTCCAGAGGATCTAGTCGCAGAGTCCGAAGAACTCTTGTCCATGTTTTTAGAAAAGAATATCTATGAAAGAAATATCTCTATCCTAAAATCTTGTGTGAAGGAAGGTTTTATTGAAGAGAAGGATCTTTATGACATTAATAAAATGACTTACTTAATATACTACGGTATGCTATGCAAAATACTAAATAATAAAGATCTTTATACTGTAGATGAGGCTGTAGAAATGACATTAAAATATATTAAAAAGACTATTCAATGCTACAGTACTTGTCTATAG
- the grdA gene encoding glycine/sarcosine/betaine reductase complex selenoprotein A, translated as MGAYDGKKIIIIGDRDGIPGPAIEECLKGTGAEVVFSSTECFVUTAAGAMDLENQKRVKDLTEKHGAENIVVLLGAAEAEAAGLAAETVTAGDPTFAGPLAGVQLGLRVYHAVEPQFKDEVDPTVYDDQIGMMEMVLNVEEIIEEMTSIRDEFCQFK; from the coding sequence ATGGGAGCATATGATGGTAAAAAAATCATTATCATTGGTGACCGTGATGGTATACCAGGTCCAGCTATTGAGGAGTGCTTAAAAGGCACTGGTGCAGAAGTAGTATTTTCTTCTACTGAATGCTTTGTCTGAACCGCTGCAGGAGCAATGGACCTAGAAAACCAAAAAAGAGTTAAGGATCTTACAGAAAAGCATGGTGCAGAAAATATCGTAGTGCTTTTAGGAGCGGCAGAAGCAGAAGCGGCAGGATTGGCTGCTGAAACTGTAACAGCTGGAGATCCAACCTTTGCAGGTCCATTGGCAGGAGTCCAGTTAGGACTTAGAGTATATCATGCAGTAGAGCCTCAATTTAAGGATGAAGTAGACCCTACAGTATATGATGATCAAATTGGTATGATGGAAATGGTTTTAAATGTAGAGGAAATTATTGAAGAAATGACTTCAATCAGAGATGAATTTTGTCAATTTAAATAA
- the thiS gene encoding sulfur carrier protein ThiS translates to MKIFVNNQEKTVVEGCTVKNLLKSMELTSSVAIWINDLQLLQGDYPTYILKEGDKVKIFKPMGGG, encoded by the coding sequence GTGAAAATTTTTGTTAACAACCAAGAAAAGACAGTAGTTGAAGGGTGTACCGTAAAAAATCTCCTAAAAAGCATGGAGTTAACCTCCTCTGTTGCAATATGGATAAATGATTTACAATTGCTACAAGGAGATTATCCCACTTACATACTAAAAGAAGGGGATAAAGTGAAGATTTTCAAACCTATGGGGGGCGGTTAG
- the trxA gene encoding thioredoxin TrxA encodes MLTIDKDTFQQEVLEVEGYVLVDFWSESCEPCKAIMPSIVELSEKYKDSMKFCKLETTKARRLAIKQRVLGLPTVAIYKDGEKIAEKTNEEVTKEGIEAMIQQYV; translated from the coding sequence ATGTTAACCATAGATAAGGATACTTTTCAACAAGAAGTGTTAGAAGTAGAGGGTTATGTACTAGTGGATTTTTGGAGTGAAAGCTGTGAACCATGTAAAGCTATCATGCCTTCAATAGTGGAACTATCCGAAAAATATAAAGACAGTATGAAATTTTGCAAACTTGAAACTACAAAAGCAAGACGATTAGCTATTAAACAGAGGGTTTTAGGCCTTCCAACTGTAGCAATTTACAAGGATGGGGAGAAAATAGCTGAAAAGACAAATGAAGAGGTAACAAAAGAAGGCATCGAGGCTATGATTCAACAATATGTATAA
- a CDS encoding permease, translating to MFERFGHLVAPYIVKFVNWLLVLLGFNIETGDTFYDAVHFFVYDTVKIIFLLSFMIFIITYIRSYFPPEKVKALLAKFRGIWAYVIASMLGVVSPFCSCSTVPIFIGFVEAGIPLGVTFTFLVTSPIVNEIALGYLFVSFGPKIAILYTLAGMTIGIVTGLLIEKFNLYHLVEEYVFKIKMGDTQAEEMTPRQRLIYAKDSVVDIVKGIWIYVVIGIGIGALIHGWAPEDLLTRYAGPNNPLAVFVGVLFGIPLYSNAVGTIPIAEALINKGVGVGTALAFMMSVVALSLPSIIMLKRVIKPKLITIFVSITGLGIVLVGFLFNWVL from the coding sequence ATGTTTGAAAGATTTGGTCACTTAGTAGCACCTTATATAGTAAAATTTGTTAACTGGTTATTGGTTCTGCTTGGATTCAACATTGAAACGGGAGATACTTTTTACGATGCAGTTCACTTTTTTGTTTATGATACAGTAAAAATTATATTTTTACTTAGTTTTATGATTTTTATCATTACCTATATACGCAGTTATTTTCCACCTGAAAAGGTGAAGGCATTGTTAGCGAAATTTCGTGGGATTTGGGCCTATGTTATCGCTTCTATGCTGGGGGTTGTTTCACCATTTTGCTCCTGTTCCACAGTACCTATTTTCATTGGCTTTGTTGAGGCGGGAATTCCTCTAGGGGTTACTTTTACTTTTCTAGTAACCTCTCCTATAGTCAATGAGATTGCTCTAGGCTATCTCTTTGTTAGCTTTGGTCCTAAAATTGCTATTTTATATACCTTAGCTGGTATGACAATTGGTATTGTGACAGGATTATTGATTGAAAAATTCAATCTCTATCACTTGGTAGAGGAATATGTCTTCAAAATTAAAATGGGGGATACCCAAGCAGAAGAAATGACCCCAAGACAACGATTAATCTATGCAAAGGATAGTGTGGTGGATATTGTAAAAGGAATCTGGATTTATGTAGTCATTGGTATTGGAATTGGTGCGTTAATCCATGGTTGGGCTCCTGAGGATTTATTGACTAGGTATGCAGGACCAAACAATCCTCTAGCTGTTTTTGTGGGGGTGCTATTTGGTATTCCTTTATACTCTAATGCAGTTGGAACAATACCAATAGCAGAAGCCCTGATTAATAAAGGGGTGGGGGTTGGTACGGCCTTAGCCTTTATGATGTCTGTAGTGGCTTTATCTCTACCCTCCATTATTATGTTAAAGAGAGTAATAAAACCAAAATTAATTACTATTTTTGTAAGTATTACTGGACTAGGAATTGTACTGGTAGGATTTTTATTCAATTGGGTTCTATAG
- a CDS encoding aldehyde ferredoxin oxidoreductase family protein yields the protein MIFPNAKILDVDLTSKEISMREIPGETYRLYPGGSALGLYLILQEMEAGIDPLSPENMLVFSVSALTGLPVSGQSRVNVTTKSPLTGGIGATEAGGFFPAHLKGNGYDAVILRGKSEKPVYLYVDEDNVEIRDAQKMWGKVTGEAERLIKEDLGEERVEIAQIGPGGENLVKYACIMNMSNRANGRNGTGAVMGSKNLKALVVKKARPRKPHNPEGFKTLTGNLKERFAENPGIVGLGEHGTDGELLGTNMDGFLATKNFSTGYFEKENAKKITGTTMTKTILKERDTCYACAIRCKRVVEVEGKVDPLYGGPEYETCATFGSYCGVSSLEDVALANQLCNMYGLDTISCGATIAFAMECYEKGLLTKEDTDGLDLKFGNHEVFPTLIEKIAKREGFGDLLAEGSARAARKIGEAAIPLSISVKNQELPAHMPQYKPAVGLLYAVNSFGADHQSCEHDPFLVMPADSKERKWLGHMAALKEYDNPHVLDDEKVQYAVDGQRFYSLMDTLCLCQFAWGPAWQLYGPADLIDLCKYGIGWETSLYELLRIGERRINMMRYFNAREGFTKKDDYLPDRIFEAMPDGPAKGHVMDKEEFERAKELYYKFVGWDEETGNPTEINLRRLGLGWLLEKDKELAKA from the coding sequence ATGATTTTTCCAAATGCAAAAATTTTGGATGTTGATTTAACTAGTAAAGAAATAAGTATGAGGGAAATTCCAGGAGAAACCTATCGTCTATATCCAGGGGGATCAGCTTTAGGACTATATCTAATACTACAGGAGATGGAGGCAGGGATAGACCCTTTATCCCCAGAAAACATGTTGGTGTTTTCTGTATCTGCGTTGACAGGTCTTCCGGTTAGTGGACAAAGCAGGGTGAATGTAACAACTAAAAGTCCTCTAACAGGAGGTATTGGAGCTACAGAAGCAGGAGGATTTTTCCCAGCCCATTTAAAGGGAAATGGTTATGACGCTGTGATTCTCCGGGGTAAATCAGAAAAACCTGTTTACTTGTATGTTGATGAAGACAATGTAGAAATAAGAGATGCCCAAAAAATGTGGGGCAAAGTAACAGGAGAAGCCGAAAGGCTTATTAAAGAAGATTTAGGAGAAGAAAGGGTTGAAATAGCTCAAATCGGTCCTGGGGGAGAAAATCTAGTAAAGTATGCTTGTATTATGAATATGTCCAATCGTGCCAACGGTAGAAATGGAACAGGAGCTGTTATGGGTTCCAAAAACTTAAAGGCTTTGGTTGTGAAAAAGGCAAGACCGAGAAAACCCCACAATCCAGAGGGCTTTAAAACATTAACTGGTAATCTTAAAGAACGTTTTGCAGAAAACCCAGGGATTGTAGGGCTGGGAGAGCATGGTACCGATGGTGAGCTTTTAGGTACCAATATGGATGGATTTTTAGCAACAAAGAACTTTAGCACAGGATATTTTGAAAAAGAAAATGCCAAAAAGATTACTGGAACTACCATGACAAAAACTATCCTGAAGGAAAGGGATACCTGCTACGCCTGTGCAATTCGATGTAAAAGAGTTGTTGAAGTAGAAGGGAAGGTAGACCCCCTCTATGGAGGACCAGAATATGAAACCTGTGCCACCTTCGGGTCCTATTGTGGAGTATCAAGTCTTGAGGATGTTGCACTGGCCAATCAATTATGTAATATGTACGGTTTAGATACCATTTCCTGTGGTGCAACCATAGCCTTCGCTATGGAATGTTATGAAAAAGGATTATTAACTAAGGAGGACACTGATGGACTAGATTTAAAATTTGGCAACCATGAGGTATTCCCTACTCTTATTGAAAAAATTGCAAAGCGTGAAGGATTTGGAGATCTTTTGGCGGAAGGTAGTGCTAGGGCAGCTAGAAAAATTGGAGAAGCTGCGATACCACTAAGTATCTCTGTAAAAAATCAAGAATTACCTGCCCATATGCCTCAGTACAAACCAGCGGTGGGACTATTATATGCAGTGAATTCCTTTGGTGCTGACCATCAATCCTGTGAGCATGATCCATTTTTAGTAATGCCTGCCGACAGTAAAGAAAGAAAATGGCTAGGTCATATGGCAGCCCTCAAGGAATACGATAACCCTCATGTATTGGATGATGAAAAGGTTCAATATGCTGTAGACGGTCAAAGGTTTTATTCTTTAATGGATACCCTATGTCTCTGTCAATTTGCCTGGGGCCCTGCATGGCAGCTATACGGACCGGCTGATCTTATTGATTTATGCAAATATGGTATTGGTTGGGAAACCTCTCTATATGAATTACTTCGTATTGGTGAAAGAAGAATCAATATGATGCGTTATTTTAATGCTAGAGAAGGCTTTACCAAGAAGGATGACTATCTGCCCGACAGAATATTTGAGGCAATGCCGGATGGACCTGCAAAAGGTCATGTGATGGATAAAGAAGAATTTGAAAGAGCTAAGGAGCTTTACTATAAGTTTGTTGGGTGGGATGAAGAAACAGGAAACCCAACAGAAATCAATTTAAGAAGACTTGGGTTGGGCTGGCTGTTGGAGAAGGATAAGGAGTTAGCTAAAGCATAA
- the typA gene encoding translational GTPase TypA, translated as MQRKDIRNIAIIAHVDHGKTTLVDQMLRQSGTFRVNEVVEERVMDSNSLERERGITILSKNTAVSYKDVKINIFDTPGHADFGGEVERIMQMVDGVLLLVDAFEGPMPQTRFVLQKALKSGLRPVVVINKIDRPGARASEVIDEVLDLFIDLEATDEQLEFPVIYASGVGGYAVLSEEDERNNFAPLFEGILEHIPCPEGDDEDGLQLLISTIDYDKYIGRIGIGKIIRGKVAKGETVVHAATDGSLANVRIANLYNFQGLKRVDIDGATVGEIVAISGIADINIGDTICSVDKVEPLPFVKIDDPTISMNFMVNDSPFAGKEGTFVTSRHLKDRLEREILSNVAMRMEELSADSFKVLGRGELHLSILIETMRREGYEFAVSRPQVIMKKTDDGLMEPMERLFVETPEESASSVIEKIGQRKGEMQNMMPTGTGRMKLEFRIPARGLIGYRSEFLTDTKGYGTFHHLFDGYDTYRGEIRSRTRGSLIAFESGPAIAYGIYHAQERGRIFIEPGIEVYEGMVVGESSRLEDIAVNVCKRKQLTNIRSSGADDALKLVPPVVFSLEQALEFIADDELVEVTPKSIRLRKRILDKTTRERTQRRSQG; from the coding sequence ATGCAAAGAAAAGATATTAGAAATATCGCAATTATCGCCCATGTTGATCATGGAAAAACAACCTTAGTAGATCAAATGCTAAGACAAAGTGGAACCTTCCGTGTCAACGAAGTAGTAGAGGAACGGGTAATGGACTCCAACTCTTTAGAACGAGAAAGAGGAATCACGATCCTGTCCAAAAACACAGCTGTTTCCTACAAGGATGTAAAAATTAATATTTTTGATACTCCTGGCCATGCAGACTTTGGTGGAGAAGTAGAGCGAATCATGCAAATGGTGGACGGTGTGCTGCTGTTGGTTGATGCTTTTGAAGGTCCTATGCCCCAAACCCGCTTTGTTCTGCAAAAAGCCCTGAAAAGTGGCTTAAGACCTGTTGTAGTAATTAATAAGATTGACCGTCCTGGAGCTAGAGCTTCAGAGGTAATTGATGAGGTGCTAGATCTATTTATTGACCTAGAGGCTACTGATGAACAGTTGGAATTCCCTGTAATCTATGCTTCTGGTGTAGGCGGCTATGCCGTATTATCTGAAGAAGATGAACGAAATAATTTTGCCCCTTTATTTGAAGGAATCCTAGAACATATTCCTTGTCCTGAAGGTGATGATGAAGACGGTCTACAGCTTCTTATCTCTACCATTGATTATGATAAATATATTGGTAGAATCGGTATTGGTAAAATCATTCGAGGTAAGGTTGCAAAGGGAGAAACCGTTGTTCATGCCGCTACTGACGGAAGCCTTGCTAACGTCAGAATTGCCAACCTATATAATTTTCAAGGGTTAAAACGAGTGGATATAGATGGGGCAACAGTAGGTGAAATTGTTGCCATATCAGGTATAGCTGATATTAATATTGGTGATACCATTTGTTCAGTAGATAAAGTAGAACCTCTACCCTTTGTTAAAATCGATGATCCTACGATTTCTATGAACTTTATGGTAAACGATAGTCCCTTTGCTGGTAAAGAGGGGACCTTTGTCACCAGTAGACATTTAAAGGATCGTTTGGAGAGAGAAATACTTTCCAATGTAGCAATGCGTATGGAGGAATTATCCGCTGATTCCTTTAAAGTCTTAGGTAGAGGTGAATTACACCTTTCTATTCTTATAGAAACCATGCGTAGAGAGGGCTATGAATTTGCTGTATCTAGACCTCAAGTAATTATGAAGAAGACTGATGATGGATTAATGGAGCCTATGGAGAGGCTTTTTGTTGAGACCCCTGAAGAAAGTGCCAGCTCTGTCATTGAAAAGATTGGACAACGTAAAGGTGAAATGCAAAATATGATGCCCACTGGAACAGGGAGGATGAAACTAGAATTTAGAATTCCAGCTAGAGGTTTAATTGGTTATCGTTCAGAGTTCCTAACAGATACCAAGGGTTACGGTACCTTTCATCATCTCTTCGATGGCTATGACACCTACAGAGGTGAAATTCGTTCTAGAACCAGAGGATCTCTTATTGCCTTTGAAAGTGGTCCAGCCATTGCCTATGGTATCTATCATGCCCAAGAACGGGGCAGAATTTTTATTGAACCTGGTATAGAGGTTTATGAGGGAATGGTTGTGGGAGAAAGTTCGAGGTTAGAGGACATTGCAGTCAATGTTTGTAAGCGTAAACAATTAACAAATATTCGTTCCTCCGGTGCTGATGATGCTCTAAAACTGGTTCCACCAGTGGTCTTCTCTCTAGAGCAGGCTTTAGAATTTATTGCCGATGATGAGTTAGTAGAGGTAACACCAAAAAGTATTCGATTAAGAAAAAGGATTTTAGATAAAACAACCCGCGAAAGAACTCAACGTAGAAGTCAGGGATAA
- a CDS encoding arsenate reductase ArsC: MKKKVAFVCVHNSCRSQMAEAWAKDLGKDVLEVYSAGTEEYHEVKPGAVEVMEEVGIDMGKHYPKLLTDIPQEVDVLITMGCNVACPFVPCSHNEDWGLEDPSGGPIEDFRNTRDIIKAKVEDLIKRVKNQEL, encoded by the coding sequence ATGAAGAAAAAAGTTGCATTTGTATGTGTTCATAATTCTTGTCGTTCACAAATGGCAGAGGCTTGGGCAAAGGATCTAGGAAAGGATGTCCTAGAAGTTTACTCGGCTGGTACAGAGGAGTATCATGAAGTAAAACCAGGAGCAGTTGAAGTAATGGAAGAAGTAGGCATTGACATGGGCAAGCATTATCCCAAACTATTAACGGATATTCCTCAGGAGGTAGATGTTCTTATTACTATGGGATGTAATGTAGCGTGTCCCTTTGTACCCTGTAGCCATAATGAAGACTGGGGCTTAGAGGACCCATCTGGAGGACCTATTGAAGATTTTAGAAATACCCGGGATATCATTAAAGCCAAAGTAGAGGATTTAATCAAAAGAGTAAAAAATCAGGAACTGTAG
- a CDS encoding glycine/sarcosine/betaine reductase component B subunit, with translation MKLEIGNFYVKDIAFGDKMAYKNGILTINKEEALAVVREDEHITEADIVIVKPGDKVRIVPVKEAIEPRHRVGGGPVFPGVTGELTQAGNGKTLALKNCSVLVVGKHWGGFQDGLIDMSGEGAKYTLFSQLQNICLVADTDEDFEKREQQKKNHALRWAGMRLAEYIGSCVAELEPEEIETYELSPITKRPQEVQGLPNVVLVLQPQSQMEEMGYNDLIYGWDCNHMVPTFMHPNEVLDGAMISGSFMPCSSKWSTYDFQNYPMIKRLYEEHGKTINFLGVIMSNLNVALEQKERSALFVAQMAKSLGADAAVVAEEGYGNPDADFIACIVALENVGVKTVGLTNECTGRDGASQPLVTLDEKADAIVSCGNVSELIILPPMETVIGELEALARDGLSGGWAEDEILGPSVREDGSIIMENNAMFCGDRVAGWSTKTMVEY, from the coding sequence ATGAAATTAGAAATTGGGAATTTTTATGTAAAAGACATTGCCTTTGGTGATAAAATGGCCTACAAAAACGGCATTTTAACCATCAACAAAGAAGAAGCCTTAGCAGTAGTAAGAGAAGATGAGCATATCACAGAAGCGGATATAGTAATAGTAAAGCCAGGAGACAAAGTAAGAATTGTGCCAGTAAAAGAAGCCATTGAACCAAGACATAGGGTAGGTGGAGGGCCAGTATTTCCGGGAGTAACAGGAGAGTTAACACAGGCAGGAAACGGGAAAACGTTAGCATTAAAAAACTGTAGCGTATTGGTGGTGGGAAAACACTGGGGGGGCTTCCAAGATGGATTAATAGATATGAGCGGAGAAGGCGCCAAGTACACATTATTCTCCCAGTTGCAAAATATTTGTCTAGTAGCTGATACCGATGAAGACTTCGAAAAACGTGAACAACAAAAGAAAAATCATGCATTAAGATGGGCAGGAATGAGGCTAGCAGAATATATAGGCAGCTGTGTAGCTGAGCTAGAACCAGAGGAAATAGAAACCTATGAATTAAGTCCAATAACAAAACGACCCCAAGAAGTACAAGGATTACCAAATGTAGTATTAGTATTACAACCCCAATCCCAAATGGAAGAAATGGGTTACAATGACTTAATCTATGGATGGGATTGTAATCACATGGTACCAACCTTCATGCATCCAAATGAAGTATTAGATGGCGCCATGATATCAGGAAGCTTTATGCCCTGTTCATCCAAATGGTCCACCTATGATTTTCAGAACTATCCAATGATTAAAAGATTGTATGAAGAGCATGGAAAAACCATTAACTTCTTAGGTGTAATTATGTCCAATCTAAATGTAGCCCTAGAACAAAAAGAAAGATCCGCTTTATTTGTAGCACAGATGGCTAAGTCACTAGGAGCCGATGCAGCAGTTGTAGCAGAAGAAGGCTATGGAAATCCAGATGCAGACTTTATCGCATGCATTGTAGCTTTAGAAAATGTAGGTGTAAAAACAGTAGGACTAACCAATGAGTGTACAGGAAGAGACGGAGCATCTCAACCATTAGTAACACTAGACGAAAAAGCAGATGCAATCGTTTCTTGTGGGAATGTCTCCGAGTTAATTATCCTTCCACCAATGGAAACAGTAATTGGAGAATTAGAAGCATTGGCTAGAGACGGATTATCAGGGGGATGGGCAGAGGACGAAATATTAGGACCATCAGTAAGAGAAGATGGATCCATCATTATGGAAAATAATGCAATGTTCTGTGGAGACCGAGTAGCGGGATGGTCAACCAAGACAATGGTGGAATATTAA